A region of Chelonoidis abingdonii isolate Lonesome George chromosome 8, CheloAbing_2.0, whole genome shotgun sequence DNA encodes the following proteins:
- the NPPC gene encoding C-type natriuretic peptide — protein MRISHFLACGLSLALLSVRLEARPAAQPQQKPPRSAPGHELAESLAAGSERGETAGGGRGSGSRLLRELRVDTKSRAAWARLLRDYPGKRRHKGVSKKGLSKGCFGLKLDRIGSMSGLGC, from the exons atgcGGATCTCACACTTTCTGGCTTGCGGACTTTCACTGGCCCTGCTGTCCGTCCGGCTGGAGGCGAGACCCGCGGCGCAGCCCCAGCAGAAG cccccacggAGCGCGCCGGGACACGAGCTGGCGGAGAGCCTGGCCGCGGGCTCCGAGCGAGGGGAGACGGCGGGCGGCGGCCGGGGCTCGGGCTCGCGGCTGCTGCGGGAGCTGCGCGTGGACACCAAGTCCCGGGCCGCCTGGGCCCGGCTGCTGCGCGACTACCCCGGCAAGCGGCGGCACAAGGGCGTCAGCAAGAAGGGCCTGTCCAAGGGCTGCTTCGGCCTCAAGCTGGACCGGATCGGCTCCATGAGCGGCCTGGGCTGCTAG